A window from bacterium encodes these proteins:
- a CDS encoding glycosyltransferase family 9 protein, with the protein MKEVQNILVSRLKFMGDVILTLPLVQNLRVEYPEAKIYYLTARPYDQLLFNHADIDEVLSFDLNNPVNQSKIISKLLRKKFDISIDLFGNPRTALLSFLTGAKIRIGGDFRGRRVLYTHRINNSGMKLSSIEFHLNYLRPLGIEPNHAMPGLFVTDQEEAWAEKYILSMGYNMEKPIIGIHAGATWPAKMWPAGRFAELAKMLKHELGAEIFFTAGPEDLDYVKKIISDYSIPVKIPEVLSIRKLMAVIKQFSLFISNDCGPMHVAPALNIPTIGIFGPGEPEIWFPYQRGNGHRFIHKTLQCSRCGRDFCDDLKCMNAISVQDVFFEAADILSKK; encoded by the coding sequence TTGAAAGAAGTTCAAAATATTCTCGTGTCAAGATTGAAATTTATGGGAGATGTTATTCTGACGCTTCCTTTAGTTCAAAATTTGCGTGTGGAATACCCCGAAGCTAAAATTTATTATCTTACAGCTCGGCCCTATGACCAGCTTCTTTTTAATCATGCAGATATTGATGAGGTGCTCTCTTTTGATTTGAACAATCCGGTAAATCAGTCTAAAATTATTTCAAAACTGCTGCGGAAAAAATTTGATATCAGTATAGATCTTTTTGGCAATCCGCGTACAGCTCTGCTGTCCTTTTTAACCGGTGCAAAAATAAGAATAGGGGGGGATTTCAGGGGCAGACGCGTACTTTATACTCACAGGATTAATAACAGTGGCATGAAACTCTCTTCCATTGAATTCCATCTTAACTATTTAAGGCCCCTCGGAATCGAACCGAATCATGCAATGCCCGGACTTTTTGTCACAGATCAGGAAGAGGCATGGGCGGAAAAATATATCCTCTCCATGGGATATAATATGGAAAAACCGATTATCGGCATTCATGCAGGCGCTACATGGCCTGCAAAAATGTGGCCTGCCGGCAGATTTGCTGAACTTGCTAAAATGCTGAAGCATGAGCTGGGTGCGGAGATATTTTTTACAGCAGGGCCTGAAGATTTGGATTACGTAAAAAAAATTATATCTGACTATTCCATTCCGGTTAAAATACCGGAAGTTTTAAGTATAAGGAAATTAATGGCTGTAATTAAACAGTTTTCTCTTTTTATATCCAATGACTGCGGGCCAATGCATGTTGCCCCTGCACTTAATATTCCGACAATCGGCATTTTCGGTCCGGGAGAGCCGGAGATATGGTTCCCGTATCAAAGAGGAAACGGGCACAGATTTATCCACAAAACCCTGCAGTGCAGCAGGTGCGGCAGGGATTTCTGTGACGATTTAAAATGTATGAATGCCATATCTGTTCAGGATGTTTTTTTTGAAGCAGCGGATATATTGTCCAAAAAATAG
- a CDS encoding OmpA family protein, whose product MKAKYIPALAAAFFLFFLPPCSAQYQMGQTGLGLYAGMEKLVGGAYDHSNISYFEGFSLKYSFSSLVTSQISISAGWVRPRDPDSHFNVMENAPYKTYIFPWDVNLRLNLLRGKKIVPYIGTGAGLTYWDLRKIDKNSKWFPIPPEGKSETSLQTNITFAALAGIELFLSERVGLDIGVKYSHLLDQTLDNIGTSFLGKGKDINSGFISGFVSLTLFFNPDKDSDNDGIPDKKDLAPFAKEDFDNFQDEDGAPDLDNDKDGIPDVKDKAPNIPEDIDGFQDSDGVPDLDNDNDGIPDLKDKCPNKAEDIDGFQDEDGCPDLDNDNDGIPDTKDQCPDKPETINGYKDNDGCPDTKPESVVPEKGSVLILPEITFTFASANLTNRAKLKLDELADALIKDHSIKLEIRGFTDSIGRASSNIRLSKKRADSVREYLSSKGVLYKQMKTAGYGEANPIASNSTKEGRAKNRRIEFVRID is encoded by the coding sequence ATGAAAGCAAAATATATTCCTGCTTTGGCAGCAGCATTTTTTCTGTTTTTCCTGCCGCCGTGTTCAGCACAGTACCAAATGGGACAGACAGGGCTTGGCCTTTATGCAGGGATGGAAAAACTTGTAGGAGGGGCTTATGATCACAGCAACATAAGTTACTTTGAAGGGTTCTCTCTTAAATATTCCTTTTCTTCTCTTGTTACAAGCCAAATATCTATTTCAGCAGGATGGGTACGCCCCCGTGATCCTGACTCCCACTTTAATGTTATGGAGAATGCTCCCTACAAAACTTATATCTTTCCCTGGGATGTAAATTTAAGGCTTAATTTACTCCGTGGTAAAAAAATAGTCCCCTATATCGGCACAGGCGCAGGCCTTACATACTGGGATCTCAGAAAAATTGACAAAAACAGTAAATGGTTTCCGATTCCTCCTGAGGGGAAATCTGAAACATCCCTTCAGACAAACATTACATTTGCCGCTCTTGCAGGGATTGAACTATTTCTTTCCGAAAGAGTCGGGCTCGATATCGGCGTTAAATACTCTCATCTTCTTGATCAGACTCTTGATAACATCGGAACAAGCTTTCTTGGAAAAGGCAAGGATATTAACAGCGGATTTATTTCAGGATTCGTATCCCTTACTCTTTTCTTTAATCCGGATAAAGACAGTGACAACGACGGAATCCCGGATAAAAAAGACCTGGCCCCCTTTGCAAAAGAAGACTTTGACAATTTCCAGGATGAGGACGGAGCTCCTGATCTTGACAATGACAAAGACGGCATACCGGATGTAAAAGACAAAGCACCCAACATACCTGAAGATATTGACGGCTTTCAGGATAGCGACGGTGTTCCTGATCTTGACAATGACAATGACGGCATTCCTGACTTAAAAGATAAATGCCCGAATAAAGCCGAAGATATTGACGGTTTCCAGGATGAAGACGGATGCCCTGATCTTGACAATGATAATGACGGTATCCCGGATACAAAAGATCAATGCCCTGATAAACCTGAGACGATCAACGGTTATAAAGATAACGACGGATGCCCTGATACAAAGCCGGAATCGGTTGTTCCTGAAAAAGGGAGCGTATTAATCCTCCCTGAAATCACATTTACATTTGCCAGCGCAAATCTTACAAACCGCGCAAAATTAAAATTAGACGAACTGGCAGATGCACTGATTAAAGACCATTCAATCAAACTGGAAATAAGAGGATTTACAGACAGTATAGGAAGAGCATCATCAAATATTCGTCTCTCAAAGAAAAGGGCTGATTCTGTCAGGGAATATCTTTCTTCAAAAGGAGTTTTGTACAAACAGATGAAAACTGCAGGATATGGCGAGGCTAATCCGATTGCATCCAATTCCACAAAAGAGGGAAGAGCCAAAAACCGCAGAATTGAGTTTGTAAGGATTGATTAA
- a CDS encoding aspartate--ammonia ligase produces the protein MKSQLIIPQGYKPALGLKETEKAIREIKEFFQTNIAFELNLVRVTAPLFVRANTGINDTLNSVERPVSFPIKELGDLKAEIVHSLAKWKRLMLAQYGFDTGEGLYTDMNAIRADEDLDNLHSLYVDQWDWEKVISPDDRNLSFLKTIAKKIYSVIVRTEKYICYRNESLTRFLPEEITFIHTEQLEEDYPDLLPQQREYEACKKYGAVFLIGIGNSLKNGKPHDGRAADYDDWSTPNDAGYTGLNGDIIVYNPVLDRNFELSSMGIRVDKEALLKQLEIKGEQDKANLFFHKQLIDGKLTSSIGGGIGQSRLCMLFLHKAHIGEIQCSIWPDDMVHECRENNIFLL, from the coding sequence ATGAAATCCCAACTCATTATTCCGCAAGGGTACAAACCTGCCCTGGGACTCAAAGAGACTGAAAAAGCAATCAGAGAGATTAAAGAATTCTTTCAGACTAATATTGCTTTTGAATTAAATCTGGTGCGTGTAACAGCGCCTCTCTTTGTACGTGCTAATACCGGAATTAATGATACCCTCAATAGTGTGGAAAGGCCTGTATCCTTTCCCATAAAAGAGCTGGGAGATTTAAAAGCTGAAATAGTGCATTCTCTTGCAAAATGGAAAAGACTAATGCTTGCTCAATACGGGTTCGACACAGGTGAAGGCCTGTACACAGATATGAACGCAATACGCGCAGATGAAGATCTCGACAACCTGCATTCGCTTTATGTTGATCAGTGGGACTGGGAGAAAGTAATATCCCCTGATGACAGGAATCTCTCTTTTTTAAAAACAATCGCAAAAAAAATATACAGTGTTATTGTACGAACAGAAAAATACATCTGCTACAGGAACGAATCCTTAACGCGGTTCTTACCTGAAGAGATCACGTTTATTCACACTGAACAACTTGAAGAAGATTATCCCGATCTTCTTCCGCAGCAGCGGGAGTATGAAGCGTGTAAAAAATACGGCGCTGTCTTCCTAATCGGCATAGGAAACTCTTTAAAGAACGGCAAGCCCCACGATGGAAGAGCAGCGGACTACGACGACTGGTCTACACCGAATGACGCTGGATATACCGGGCTGAATGGAGATATAATTGTCTACAATCCTGTGCTTGACAGAAATTTCGAACTCTCTTCAATGGGAATTCGTGTTGACAAAGAAGCTCTTTTAAAACAATTGGAAATAAAAGGAGAGCAAGATAAGGCAAACCTGTTTTTTCATAAACAATTAATTGACGGCAAGCTCACATCTTCAATCGGCGGAGGTATAGGACAATCCAGGCTATGTATGCTTTTCCTGCATAAGGCCCATATAGGAGAGATTCAATGCAGTATCTGGCCTGATGATATGGTGCATGAATGCAGAGAAAACAACATTTTTTTATTATAG
- a CDS encoding AhpC/TSA family protein: MKKVMPMLILTILISACSLISKSDFTINGKINGLNEGKIILTKWGGKTGYTRIKIDSTEIKDGQFTLKGNIGEPQLALLSFGPKQGIAFFLEPGEITISADRDSLNNAVITGSKSNILLVKCNKRLDVFKKKQDELVKQYRAAAQKNDKKTIEKIIKQWDGIDEQQNEEVKKIIADNKDNIMGPYFIDRYFSVMSPLDELETFLNGIDPSLNDTKYYKSLSNRVNLLKKVQVGQPAPDFTQNDPDGNPISLSSFKGKYVLVDFWASWCSPCIREVPNVVKAYQTYRKKGFEVFGVSFDNKRDKWIDAVKKYHMSWKQVSELKGFNNSAGLLYGVNAIPHTLLIDNNGIIIAQDLRGEGLNKKLAEIFK, translated from the coding sequence ATGAAAAAAGTAATGCCTATGTTAATTCTAACAATTTTAATTTCTGCATGTTCATTAATCAGCAAATCTGACTTTACTATTAACGGCAAAATCAACGGGCTGAATGAGGGCAAAATTATTCTTACCAAATGGGGAGGTAAAACAGGCTATACCAGAATTAAAATTGATTCAACGGAAATAAAGGACGGGCAATTTACTTTAAAAGGAAATATTGGAGAGCCGCAATTGGCACTTCTTTCTTTCGGGCCGAAACAAGGTATAGCTTTTTTTCTTGAACCTGGCGAAATCACAATATCGGCCGATAGAGACAGCCTTAATAATGCAGTAATTACCGGGTCAAAATCGAATATTTTACTTGTAAAATGCAATAAAAGGCTTGATGTTTTTAAAAAGAAACAGGACGAACTTGTAAAACAATATAGAGCTGCTGCCCAAAAGAATGACAAGAAAACCATAGAGAAAATCATTAAACAATGGGACGGTATTGATGAGCAACAGAATGAGGAAGTTAAAAAAATAATTGCTGATAATAAAGACAATATTATGGGCCCATATTTCATTGACAGATATTTTAGCGTCATGTCTCCTCTTGATGAACTTGAAACTTTTTTGAATGGAATTGATCCGTCATTAAATGATACCAAATATTACAAATCATTAAGCAATCGCGTCAACCTGCTTAAAAAGGTGCAAGTAGGCCAGCCTGCACCTGATTTCACACAGAACGACCCTGACGGGAATCCAATATCACTCTCTTCATTTAAAGGGAAATATGTACTTGTTGATTTCTGGGCAAGCTGGTGTAGCCCCTGTATAAGAGAAGTCCCGAATGTTGTTAAGGCATATCAGACATATCGCAAAAAAGGTTTTGAGGTTTTCGGAGTATCTTTTGATAATAAACGTGATAAATGGATAGATGCAGTTAAAAAATATCATATGTCATGGAAGCAGGTATCAGAGCTAAAGGGTTTTAATAACTCTGCAGGGCTGTTGTATGGAGTCAATGCAATTCCCCACACTTTATTGATTGATAATAATGGGATCATTATTGCTCAGGATTTGAGAGGTGAAGGTTTAAACAAAAAACTTGCAGAAATATTTAAATAG
- a CDS encoding 1-acyl-sn-glycerol-3-phosphate acyltransferase — translation MIYITNSNNYKTKPGKISILARLKPSLVFYPKLIKIVIDASAIARKGKYDGNEWVKSSYRTIKAMESAGAIFEINNLDIVKNLDSPCVFLANHMSTLETFALPCLIQPFRQVTYVIKEGLTRYPVFKHVMTARNPIVVTRDNPRADFKTVIKEGIEKLNNGISIIVFPQTTRHIEFNPSQFNSIGIKLALKAKVPVVPVALKTNAWGNGKIIKDFGKIDPSQKIFIEFGEPISVSGNGRDAHKKVIAFIEKHLLDWK, via the coding sequence GTGATTTACATTACTAATTCAAATAATTATAAAACAAAACCCGGAAAAATTTCCATACTCGCAAGGCTTAAACCTTCCCTGGTTTTTTATCCCAAGCTGATTAAAATCGTTATTGACGCGTCAGCGATTGCCAGGAAAGGCAAGTATGATGGTAACGAATGGGTCAAATCCAGCTACAGGACAATCAAAGCAATGGAATCCGCAGGAGCTATTTTTGAGATTAACAATCTGGACATAGTAAAAAACCTCGATTCCCCTTGTGTTTTTCTCGCTAATCACATGAGCACTCTTGAAACATTTGCTCTTCCATGTTTAATTCAGCCTTTTCGTCAGGTAACATACGTAATTAAGGAAGGGCTTACTCGTTATCCTGTATTCAAACATGTAATGACTGCACGGAATCCGATAGTTGTGACAAGAGATAATCCGAGGGCTGATTTTAAAACCGTGATCAAAGAAGGCATTGAGAAGTTAAATAACGGTATTTCTATTATTGTTTTCCCACAGACAACAAGGCACATTGAATTCAACCCGTCTCAATTCAATTCAATAGGCATCAAGCTTGCTCTAAAGGCAAAAGTACCTGTTGTGCCCGTTGCACTTAAAACAAACGCCTGGGGTAATGGTAAAATAATTAAAGACTTTGGAAAGATAGATCCATCGCAGAAAATTTTTATTGAATTCGGAGAGCCTATTTCTGTTTCAGGGAATGGAAGGGATGCTCACAAAAAAGTAATAGCATTTATTGAAAAACATTTACTGGATTGGAAATAA
- a CDS encoding polymer-forming cytoskeletal protein, with protein sequence MDFDQKALEKAKKMNTTVVFEGIKLVGDVQGTHNYYLNGELEGTIELSALLIIGRSGKFKGEAKAVNVIVEGEFEGKLTASDKVEIRDSGKYVGDIHAPAVLVSDKAFFQGNVTMTRDRENNTSGSRPHMREVSQTSNEKSVAAVS encoded by the coding sequence ATGGATTTTGATCAAAAAGCATTGGAAAAGGCAAAAAAGATGAATACAACCGTTGTATTCGAAGGAATTAAACTTGTCGGAGATGTGCAAGGCACTCATAATTACTATCTCAACGGAGAGCTGGAAGGTACTATTGAACTTTCCGCCCTTCTGATTATCGGCAGATCCGGCAAGTTTAAAGGCGAAGCAAAGGCGGTGAATGTGATTGTTGAAGGTGAGTTCGAAGGTAAGTTAACTGCCAGTGATAAGGTGGAGATAAGAGATTCAGGAAAGTATGTAGGCGACATTCATGCACCAGCCGTACTCGTATCTGACAAAGCCTTTTTCCAGGGGAATGTAACAATGACGAGAGATCGTGAAAACAATACATCAGGATCACGTCCGCATATGCGTGAAGTCTCTCAGACATCAAATGAAAAGAGCGTTGCAGCAGTATCTTAA
- a CDS encoding FliA/WhiG family RNA polymerase sigma factor has protein sequence MRSAVETEKKNEVSGMWNRYINTKDEALKKEIVVQYLGLVKFVIARMFSHLPSYLSLEDLENTGIIGLIDAVDRFDPYRGIKFETFAVPRIKGAILDELRSYDFLPRTMRAKVKEVQKAVQLLEKKLQRSPSEDEIASELRIEISKYRAILGNLSPIRFLSLSDIVDGRDEGRIATNLASQTYSRENRINVEQHEVKKILVQAIQNLPKNERLTIALYYYEEMTMKEIAVVLKVSESRVSQIHTQALIKLRSAMETALKD, from the coding sequence ATTAACACAAAAGATGAAGCGTTAAAAAAAGAGATAGTTGTACAGTATCTCGGGCTGGTCAAATTTGTAATAGCAAGAATGTTTTCTCATCTGCCTTCATATCTTTCTTTGGAGGATCTTGAGAACACAGGAATAATCGGACTTATAGATGCTGTAGACAGGTTTGATCCGTATAGAGGTATTAAATTTGAAACTTTTGCAGTTCCGAGAATCAAAGGGGCAATCCTTGATGAGCTACGTTCCTATGATTTTTTGCCTCGGACAATGAGGGCAAAAGTCAAGGAAGTTCAGAAGGCTGTCCAACTCCTTGAGAAGAAATTGCAGCGCAGTCCGAGTGAGGACGAGATAGCTTCCGAACTTAGGATAGAAATTTCAAAATACAGAGCAATTCTCGGTAATTTAAGCCCAATCAGGTTCTTATCACTTTCCGATATTGTTGACGGACGGGACGAAGGAAGAATTGCCACCAATCTTGCATCTCAAACTTACTCCCGTGAGAACAGAATTAATGTTGAACAGCATGAAGTGAAAAAAATATTGGTACAGGCGATACAAAATCTTCCTAAAAATGAACGCTTAACAATTGCCCTGTACTACTATGAAGAGATGACAATGAAAGAGATTGCAGTAGTCCTTAAAGTGTCTGAGTCCAGAGTTTCACAAATTCATACTCAGGCTTTGATTAAATTAAGAAGTGCCATGGAAACAGCATTGAAAGATTGA